The Sulfurimonas sp. HSL-1716 sequence TTTTTTCAATACGTTTTCAGGCATATTGATGAAGTTTGTTTATAAAGTTGCTATTTTCTCTATATATGGGATATTATGTTGCAAATAAATTTGTTTCAGTTAAACAAAACTTAAAGCTAGTTTATGTATAATTCGCGAACTTTTTATATACTTATTAAGATTTAAGGAAGCGCTATGTACGCAATCATCAAAAACGGTGGTAAACAATATAAAGTTCAAGAGGGCGATGTTTTATTGTTCGATAAAATGAGTCTTGAACCTAAAGACACTGTTGAAATCAAAGAAGTTCTCGCAGTTAACGCTGGTGAACTAAAAATCGGTACTCCGTTTGTAGAGGGTGCTGTCGTAACTGCTGAAGTTATCAATGAAGGTCGTGCTAAAAAAGTAATCACCTTCAAAAAACGTCGTCGTAAAGACA is a genomic window containing:
- the rplU gene encoding 50S ribosomal protein L21 → MYAIIKNGGKQYKVQEGDVLLFDKMSLEPKDTVEIKEVLAVNAGELKIGTPFVEGAVVTAEVINEGRAKKVITFKKRRRKDSKVKRGFRRDFTRVRITKIAA